The sequence CTGTTCGCCGGCCAGCGCGGTGGCCGTCCGCGCGGTGCCGGTCCTGGCGCAGGGCCGGGGCCGCAGGCGCGTGGCGACACCCGCGCCAAGCTGGCGGTACCGCTGGAAGCGGTGTATTCGGGCGACAGCGTCCGCATCACCATCAACGGCAAGCAGCTGGACGTGCGCGTGCCCAAGGGCGTGCAGCCCGGCCAGGTGATTCGCCTGAGCGGGCAGGGCAACGGCGGCGGCAATCTGCTGCTGGAGATCGAATACGCCGCGCACCCGCAGTTCGAGGTGGACGGGCGCAACATCCTGTACACCTTGCAGGTCATGCCTTGGCAGGCGGCGCTGGGCACCACCATCAGCGTGCCCACCCTGGGCGGCTCGGTGGAATTGAAGGTGCCCGCCGACTCGGAGGCAGGCCGCAAGCTGCGCCTGCGCGGCCGCGGCCTGCCGGGTACCACCCCGGGGGATCAGATCGTGGAGCTGGAAGTCCTGGCCCCGGCCCCCACCGACGACGCCCAGAAAAAGGCCTACCGCAACCTGGCCAAGGCCTTCGGCGAGACGGTGTGAGGTCCGCTGCGCCTCTCTTTTTGTAGAGAGGCGCTGGGGTCTAATCCCTTTCCCTGGTCAACGTCGCAAGGTCCGAGAGGCGCTAGCTTCAAAAGCCTTGGCGCCAGGTCGATATGTTTCTAGGTGCAAGTGTTTTTCTTTGGTGACTTTGCTGGCGTTATCGAAAAGCGCGATCCAGAGACCTTAGGTCCAATGCCTTTCCGGGTGCAGATGCGCCAGGTCTAGACGCCTCCTGCGTGATCGACAACTCCGTCGCAACCTCCCGCCGCGAAGCGCGAGCCTTCCCCCCACGAGGAGGTTCGAGAGCCCCTCTCCTGCGGGAGAGGGGTTGGGGGTGAGGATACGGCTGCCCGGTGGCGCCCCCCCGGCGTCAGTCACGTTGGCCGGGTGGCAGTCCACGTATCAGTTGCGCGCCGCGAGCGAAGCTGCACTCGGGCATTCCTCCAACAGTGAGCGGCAGCACGCGCAGTCGATACGCGACGGATCGCCTGCGCCTTGCTTCCAACCCCTCACCGCCCACCACAGCACACAGGGTTGCGAAGATGCGCACGGCTTGCGCCGCGCCGCAGCACCGCCTTCGACCATCGCGCTACCGCCCCCAGCTACCGAAAGCGCAGCCGGCGCACTACACTCGCCGCGCACACTAGGGGAAACACATGGCACGCATCTTGATCGTCGACGACTCGCCGTCGCAGCTGCTGGGGATTCAGCGCATCGTCGAGAAGCTGGGGCACGAAACCATCACCGCCACCGATGGCGCCGCCGGCGTGGAAGCGGCCAAGGAGTCGCTGCCGGATCTGGTGTTGATGGACGTGGTGATGCCCAACCTCAACGGTTTCCAGGCCACACGCACGCTCAAGCGCGAGCCCACCACCCAGCACATCCCGGTGATCCTGGTGACCACCAAGGATCAGGACACCGACCGTATGTGGGGCATGCGCCAGGGCGCGCGCGCCTACATCACCAAGCCGTTTTCAGAAGACGAATTGCTGGAAGTGATGGAGCGAGTCTTCAACCAGAAGGAAGAGCCGCCGAAGGCGTGATCGCTGACATCCGCGGCAACTGGGTCGGAAGTCTCGGCCTATCGCTTCCAGGGTCATCGCTGTAGCGACAGGCAATCGCCTCGGCGCCAACGCCAACCGGGACTGCAGCTGTCTGCGCTCATGCGCGCGCTCGCTTATCGGGCGCGCCGGGTGCGGCAACGCCGATGGGGTGACTTGGTGGTTTCGCCGCTCCGCCGCATGCGAGCATGCAGTGCTCCGTCGCTGCCCACGCTGTCGATGGCATAGGGCGACAGCACGCCCCTAATCATCGCGTCCGTGCAGTTGCGGCACGAGACCGAAATGCGCCTCCGCAATCGCACTCGCTACACGCCGGGCTGCCGCACTGGTCACCGAGCCGGTATAGCAGGCGTAGAGCCCGATCAGTTAGTTGGCCGATAGCCAGTCACGGTCCTGCAAGCGCGACGCTGCAGTCGCTGTAAAGCGCAGCGATGCATTGTGTGCCACAGCACCGGTCTCCTTCGATCACCGCTGTCCATTGCTGCACTAGCCGTCCATTCAAGGCCGATCCGCCGATGCGCGTAGTGGCCTCACCTACGCGTGATGCCATGGATCAGCGCGGCAGAGTCGCTATCGAATCGAGGCACTTGTGGGCGGTCGCAGTGTCGAGCTATCAAGAGCGTGAGCGGCAGCCACTGGTGCATTGGCCAAGCTTGGTCTGTGCGACCCGATCTGTGGCCAGCGGAGCGTCTACCCGGCGCCCTCGGTCTCGGCGCCCATTTTGCGCATTGACGACTTCTTGCGACCCGAAACCTGGCGCCGCTACCTCGGCTCCAACCCGGCTGGAACACCCAAAGCCCCTGATCCACCCCGCCGGCTAAACCGCCGATGCACCAATCAGGGCCTTTCAAAACGGCCGGTCTGCCCCATCTAGTAGAATCGGCGAATCAAACAACACGGCGGCACTGCGGGACTGGCCCGCACAGCCCCTCGATCATGGAGCGTGCATGGCCTGGAACACACCCGGCAACAAGGGCGGAGACGGCCCGGATCCCAACCGTCGCAGGTCCTGGGGCCCGCGTGGTGGTGGCAACGGTGGTGGCTGGGGCAATCTGCCCGCCCCGTTGAAGGAGCTGTTGGACGGCGGCGTGGGGCGCTGGATTCTGGTCGCGGTGGTGCTGATGGTGCTGTTCTCCAGCTTCCAGCTCATCGGCGAGCAGCAGCGTGGCGTGGTGCTGCGCTTCGGGCAGTTCTCGCGCATCCTGCAGCCCGGTCCCAACTTCAAGCTGCCCTGGCCGATCGAATCGGTGCGCAAGGTCAATGCAACCGAGATCAAGACCTTCAGCAATCAGGTGCCGGTGCTGACCCGCGACGAGAACATCGTCAACGTCTCGCTCAACGTGCAGTACCAGATCAGCGACCCGCGCAAGTATCTGTTCGGCTCGCGCAATGCCGATCTGGTGCTGGAACAGGCCGCGCAGAGTGCCGTGCGTGAGCAGGTGGGGCGGTCCGACCTCAATACCGTGCTCAACAATCGCGGCCCGCTGGCGATCGCATCCAAGGATCGTTTGCAACTGGCGCTTGATGCCTACAACACCGGCCTGGCCGTGACCGGCGTGACCCTGCCGGACGCACGTCCGCCGGAAGAAGTGAAGCCGGCCTTCGACGAGGTCAACGGTGCCCAGCAGGTGCGCGAGCGCCTGATCAACGAGGCCCAGGCCTACGCTGCCAAGGTGGTGCCGGAAGCGCGCGGCCAGGGTGCCCGCACCCGTACCGGCGCCGAAGGCTATAAGCAGGCGGTGATCTCCAAGGCCGAAGGCGACGCCGACCGCTTCACCCTGCTGCAGGAGCAGTACGCCGGTGCCCCCGAGGTCACGCGTAAGCGCCTGTGGCTGGAAACCGTGCAGAAGGTGTTGTCGGAGAACCGCAAGGTGATCGGCAGCGACGGTCGCCAGGTCATCTATGTGCCGCTGCCTGCCGATTCCGGCAAGGCTGCCAACACCGGTGGCAACGCGGGCAATAGCGGCATGCCGTCGATGGTGCCGCAGGATGTGCTGTTGAATCCGCCGCAAAGCGCCACCAGCGAGGCCATCCGCAACCCGGAACGCGGCCCGCGTCCGACCGGCCGTGAGGGAACCGAACAATGAAGAATTCGCTAGTCATCGGCCTGATCGTCGCCGTGTTGCTGACCCTGATGGGCTCGGTGTTCGTGGTGCGCGAAGACCAGACCGCCATGGTGCTCAACCTGGGCCGCGTGGTGCGTGCCGACCTCAAGCCCGGCCTGCACTTCAAGATTCCGGTGGTGGAATCAGTGCGCGTGTTCGATCGCCGCTTCCAGGTGCTGGACACCGCCCCGGCGCGGTATTTCACCGCCGAGCAAAAAGACGTGAGCGTGGACTTCTTCGCCATCGGCTACATCTCCGATGTGCGGGCGTTCTATCGCGCCACCGGTGGTGAAGAGTCCGTGGCCAATTCGCGCCTAGCCCCGATCATCACCGACTCGCTGCGCAACCAGATCAACTCGCGCACCTTGCAGCAGTTGGTCTCCGGCGACCGCAGCGAATTGATCGCCAGTCAGCTCAAGGGCATCAACGGAGCGATCAAGGGCTTGGGGATGCAGATCACCGACCTGCGCATCAAGCAGATCGACCTGCCAACCGACAGCCAGGTGATCACCGACGTCTACGAGCGCATGCGCGCCCAGCGCAAGCAGGAAGCCAGCAAGCTGCGCGCCGAAGGCGAAGAGCAGGCGCTGACCATCCGTGCGCAAGCCGACCGCGAAAGCACGGTGATCAAGGCAGACGCTGAACGCGATGCGCAGAAATTGCGTGGCGAAGGCGACGCCGATGCCGCCCGCATCTACGGCCAGGCCGGCGCAAAGGACCCTTCGTTCTATGCCTTCTACCGCAGCCTGGAGGCCTATCGCGAATCGATGACCGACGGCAACGGCGTGGTGGTGCTGGACAAGAACGACCCGTTCCTGCAGTACCTCAAGAGCGATCGCTAATCGCTCGGCTTTGAACCGACAACGCCCGCGTCATGCGGGCGTTGTCGTATGCGCCGTCGCGGCGAGACAGGCATGGGTCACTGCATCGCTGCCCCAAGTCCCTGTCGTCGTAGGAGAGCACCCGGGCGCGACCGCGTACCGGGAATGCCTGTCGCGCCCTGGTGTGCTCCTACGAGCCATTGGGATTGTCGTTACGGTGATACTCCCGGGCTGGGGCCTGCAGCGCTCGGCGCACCGGCCCCCGACAGCCAGCCGCAATCTGACCAGCCCCCGGTTCGCCGCCTGCCAGGGGTAGTGCACGTCACCCGAAACCCGGATAATGCACAAAAGCCGGCCGGGCACGCTCCAACCAGAGCACCCCGTTCGGCTTTTTCCGTGTCCGGGCTGGTCGCCGCTGCAACGCTCCCCGATGGAGCCGCGCGCACGGTGGCGCCGCCCGCCCCGAACCGGTCCCATCCCGCGGCCCCGATGGCCGCAGTAAAACTTGAGGAGTTCACCCGTCATGGGTCAGTCAGTTGTCGTGCTCGGTGCCCAGTGGGGCGATGAAGGCAAAGGCAAGATCGTCGATCTGCTTACCGAAGAGATCGGTGCGGTCGTCCGCTTCCAGGGCGGCCACAACGCCGGCCATACGCTGGTCATCAACGGCAAGAAGACCGTCTTGCATCTGATCCCGTCCGGCATCCTGCGCGACGACGCGCTGTGCCTGATCGGCAACGGCGTGGTGATCTCCCCGGCCGCGCTGATCAAGGAAATCAGCGAGCTGGAAGGCGCCGGCGTGGAAGTGCGTTCGCGCCTGAAGATCTCCCCGGCCGCGCCATTGATCATGCCGTACCACATCGCCCTGGATCAGGCGCGCGAGAAGGCCGCCGGCGGCAAGGCCATCGGTACCACCGGCCGCGGTATCGGCCCGGCGTACGAAGACAAGGTGGCGCGTCGCGGTATCCGCATCGCCGACCTGCATTACCCGCCGCAGCTGGAAGAACTGCTGCGGACCGCGCTGGATTACCACAACTTCGTGCTGACCAAGTACCTGGGCGTTGAAGCGGTCGATTTCCAGAAAACCTACGACGAAGCGCTGGCGTTCGGCGAGTACGTGCAGCCGATGAAGTACGACGTGGCCGGCATCCTGCATGACCTGCGCAAGCAGGGGAAGCGGGTGCTGTTCGAAGGCGCGCAGGGCGCGTTGCTGGACATCGACCACGGCACCTATCCGTACGTCACCAGCTCCAACACCACCGTGGGCGGCGCACTGGCCGGCACCGGCGTGGGCGCCGATGCCATCGACTACGTGCTGGGCATCGCCAAGGCCTATGCCACGCGCGTGGGCGGTGGCCCGTTCCCGACCGAACTGGACGACGAAGTGGGCCAGGGCATCCGCGACCGCGGTGCCGAATACGGCGCCTCCACCGGCCGCCCGCGTC comes from Xanthomonas vesicatoria ATCC 35937 and encodes:
- a CDS encoding adenylosuccinate synthase — translated: MGQSVVVLGAQWGDEGKGKIVDLLTEEIGAVVRFQGGHNAGHTLVINGKKTVLHLIPSGILRDDALCLIGNGVVISPAALIKEISELEGAGVEVRSRLKISPAAPLIMPYHIALDQAREKAAGGKAIGTTGRGIGPAYEDKVARRGIRIADLHYPPQLEELLRTALDYHNFVLTKYLGVEAVDFQKTYDEALAFGEYVQPMKYDVAGILHDLRKQGKRVLFEGAQGALLDIDHGTYPYVTSSNTTVGGALAGTGVGADAIDYVLGIAKAYATRVGGGPFPTELDDEVGQGIRDRGAEYGASTGRPRRCGWMDIVALKRAVAINGISGLCITKLDVLDGMEKLKVCIAYEYRGKRTEYAPLDAQGWEECTPVYLEFPGWTENTHGITVWDELPPAARAYLRALEELAGCPISIVSTGPDRDHTMVLQDPFA
- the hflC gene encoding protease modulator HflC, yielding MKNSLVIGLIVAVLLTLMGSVFVVREDQTAMVLNLGRVVRADLKPGLHFKIPVVESVRVFDRRFQVLDTAPARYFTAEQKDVSVDFFAIGYISDVRAFYRATGGEESVANSRLAPIITDSLRNQINSRTLQQLVSGDRSELIASQLKGINGAIKGLGMQITDLRIKQIDLPTDSQVITDVYERMRAQRKQEASKLRAEGEEQALTIRAQADRESTVIKADAERDAQKLRGEGDADAARIYGQAGAKDPSFYAFYRSLEAYRESMTDGNGVVVLDKNDPFLQYLKSDR
- a CDS encoding DnaJ C-terminal domain-containing protein, whose translation is MEFKDYYATLGVEPSAGDAEIKTAYRRLARKYHPDVSKEAGAEDKFKAINEAYEALRDPQKRKAYDQLKAQGYRPGDEFQAPPSYGGGQGFDYEEVFGNGGAGGGFSDFFESLFAGQRGGRPRGAGPGAGPGPQARGDTRAKLAVPLEAVYSGDSVRITINGKQLDVRVPKGVQPGQVIRLSGQGNGGGNLLLEIEYAAHPQFEVDGRNILYTLQVMPWQAALGTTISVPTLGGSVELKVPADSEAGRKLRLRGRGLPGTTPGDQIVELEVLAPAPTDDAQKKAYRNLAKAFGETV
- the hflK gene encoding FtsH protease activity modulator HflK, yielding MAWNTPGNKGGDGPDPNRRRSWGPRGGGNGGGWGNLPAPLKELLDGGVGRWILVAVVLMVLFSSFQLIGEQQRGVVLRFGQFSRILQPGPNFKLPWPIESVRKVNATEIKTFSNQVPVLTRDENIVNVSLNVQYQISDPRKYLFGSRNADLVLEQAAQSAVREQVGRSDLNTVLNNRGPLAIASKDRLQLALDAYNTGLAVTGVTLPDARPPEEVKPAFDEVNGAQQVRERLINEAQAYAAKVVPEARGQGARTRTGAEGYKQAVISKAEGDADRFTLLQEQYAGAPEVTRKRLWLETVQKVLSENRKVIGSDGRQVIYVPLPADSGKAANTGGNAGNSGMPSMVPQDVLLNPPQSATSEAIRNPERGPRPTGREGTEQ
- the pilH gene encoding twitching motility response regulator PilH, yielding MARILIVDDSPSQLLGIQRIVEKLGHETITATDGAAGVEAAKESLPDLVLMDVVMPNLNGFQATRTLKREPTTQHIPVILVTTKDQDTDRMWGMRQGARAYITKPFSEDELLEVMERVFNQKEEPPKA